A single genomic interval of Camelina sativa cultivar DH55 chromosome 11, Cs, whole genome shotgun sequence harbors:
- the LOC104723728 gene encoding uncharacterized protein LOC104723728 isoform X3, producing the protein MEENLAKPASKRTSIKSQSEFDYSIRKQKFRENCFRRVREDRTRLLWKLRLSDCQSSDQKEIINSAFQDIVTDELKKIEDWSRNLSGNQTVTPDSDDILWEYDEQGLKDVYEGSYVQNQTWEDEEDDYLATLVSHNMCLNSELELKQIWCPICKQGELMENHRHISCNMCNMQLNKGEEVNLDILQERLAEAHAEHLERGCRLKPEFCVQTNYNLKALYITCEACNTFEVVV; encoded by the exons ATGGAGGAAAATTTGGCGAAACCAGCTTCGAAACGGACCTCTATTAAATCCCAATCCGAGTTCGATTACTCTATAAGGAAACAAAAG tTTAGAGAAAACTGTTTCAGAAGAGTTAGAGAAGATAGGACTCGTTTGCTGTGGAAGTTGAGGCTCTCTGATTGTCAATCTTCTgatcaaaag GAGATTATCAATTCTGCTTTCCAGGATATTGTAACTGAcgaattgaaaaaaattgagGATTGGTCGAGAAACCTCTCGGGGAATCAGACTGTAACTCCTGATTCTGATGATATATTATGGGAATATGATGAGCAAGGTCTTAAAGATGTTTATGAAG GATCGTATGTTCAGAACCAAACATGGGAAGACGAGGAAGATGATTACTTGGCCACCTTGGTTTCTCACAATATGTGTTTAAATAGTGAACTG GAGCTAAAACAGATATGGTGTCCGATATGCAAGCAAGGAGAGCTTATGGAGAATCACCGACACATCTCCTGCAACATGTGTAATATGCAGCTGAACAAAGGCGAAGAG GTTAATCTGGACATTCTGCAAGAACGGTTAGCAGAAGCGCACGCTGAGCATCTCGAGAGAGGATGCAGATTGAAACCCGAGTTCTGTGTTCAGACTAACTATAATTTGAAGGCGTTATACATAACATGTGAAGCTTGTAATACATTTGAGGTTGTTGTATAA
- the LOC104723728 gene encoding uncharacterized protein LOC104723728 isoform X4: protein MEENLAKPASKRTSIKSQSEFDYSIRKQKEIINSAFQDIVTDELKKIEDWSRNLSGNQTVTPDSDDILWEYDEQGLKDVYEGDSEEILLEMQQIFYKDLCSETTTTVNGSYVQNQTWEDEEDDYLATLVSHNMCLNSELELKQIWCPICKQGELMENHRHISCNMCNMQLNKGEEVNLDILQERLAEAHAEHLERGCRLKPEFCVQTNYNLKALYITCEACNTFEVVV, encoded by the exons ATGGAGGAAAATTTGGCGAAACCAGCTTCGAAACGGACCTCTATTAAATCCCAATCCGAGTTCGATTACTCTATAAGGAAACAAAAG GAGATTATCAATTCTGCTTTCCAGGATATTGTAACTGAcgaattgaaaaaaattgagGATTGGTCGAGAAACCTCTCGGGGAATCAGACTGTAACTCCTGATTCTGATGATATATTATGGGAATATGATGAGCAAGGTCTTAAAGATGTTTATGAAGGTGATAGTGAAGAGATTTTGTTGGAAATGCAACAGATATTTTACAAGGATTTGTGTTCAGAGACTACTACTACAGTAAATG GATCGTATGTTCAGAACCAAACATGGGAAGACGAGGAAGATGATTACTTGGCCACCTTGGTTTCTCACAATATGTGTTTAAATAGTGAACTG GAGCTAAAACAGATATGGTGTCCGATATGCAAGCAAGGAGAGCTTATGGAGAATCACCGACACATCTCCTGCAACATGTGTAATATGCAGCTGAACAAAGGCGAAGAG GTTAATCTGGACATTCTGCAAGAACGGTTAGCAGAAGCGCACGCTGAGCATCTCGAGAGAGGATGCAGATTGAAACCCGAGTTCTGTGTTCAGACTAACTATAATTTGAAGGCGTTATACATAACATGTGAAGCTTGTAATACATTTGAGGTTGTTGTATAA
- the LOC104723728 gene encoding uncharacterized protein LOC104723728 isoform X2 encodes MEENLAKPASKRTSIKSQSEFDYSIRKQKFRENCFRRVREDRTRLLWKLRLSDCQSSDQKEIINSAFQDIVTDELKKIEDWSRNLSGNQTVTPDSDDILWEYDEQGLKDVYEGDSEEILLEMQQIFYKDLCSETTTTVNGSYVQNQTWEDEEDDYLATLVSHNMCLNSELIWCPICKQGELMENHRHISCNMCNMQLNKGEEVNLDILQERLAEAHAEHLERGCRLKPEFCVQTNYNLKALYITCEACNTFEVVV; translated from the exons ATGGAGGAAAATTTGGCGAAACCAGCTTCGAAACGGACCTCTATTAAATCCCAATCCGAGTTCGATTACTCTATAAGGAAACAAAAG tTTAGAGAAAACTGTTTCAGAAGAGTTAGAGAAGATAGGACTCGTTTGCTGTGGAAGTTGAGGCTCTCTGATTGTCAATCTTCTgatcaaaag GAGATTATCAATTCTGCTTTCCAGGATATTGTAACTGAcgaattgaaaaaaattgagGATTGGTCGAGAAACCTCTCGGGGAATCAGACTGTAACTCCTGATTCTGATGATATATTATGGGAATATGATGAGCAAGGTCTTAAAGATGTTTATGAAGGTGATAGTGAAGAGATTTTGTTGGAAATGCAACAGATATTTTACAAGGATTTGTGTTCAGAGACTACTACTACAGTAAATG GATCGTATGTTCAGAACCAAACATGGGAAGACGAGGAAGATGATTACTTGGCCACCTTGGTTTCTCACAATATGTGTTTAAATAGTGAACTG ATATGGTGTCCGATATGCAAGCAAGGAGAGCTTATGGAGAATCACCGACACATCTCCTGCAACATGTGTAATATGCAGCTGAACAAAGGCGAAGAG GTTAATCTGGACATTCTGCAAGAACGGTTAGCAGAAGCGCACGCTGAGCATCTCGAGAGAGGATGCAGATTGAAACCCGAGTTCTGTGTTCAGACTAACTATAATTTGAAGGCGTTATACATAACATGTGAAGCTTGTAATACATTTGAGGTTGTTGTATAA
- the LOC104723728 gene encoding uncharacterized protein LOC104723728 isoform X1: protein MEENLAKPASKRTSIKSQSEFDYSIRKQKFRENCFRRVREDRTRLLWKLRLSDCQSSDQKEIINSAFQDIVTDELKKIEDWSRNLSGNQTVTPDSDDILWEYDEQGLKDVYEGDSEEILLEMQQIFYKDLCSETTTTVNGSYVQNQTWEDEEDDYLATLVSHNMCLNSELELKQIWCPICKQGELMENHRHISCNMCNMQLNKGEEVNLDILQERLAEAHAEHLERGCRLKPEFCVQTNYNLKALYITCEACNTFEVVV from the exons ATGGAGGAAAATTTGGCGAAACCAGCTTCGAAACGGACCTCTATTAAATCCCAATCCGAGTTCGATTACTCTATAAGGAAACAAAAG tTTAGAGAAAACTGTTTCAGAAGAGTTAGAGAAGATAGGACTCGTTTGCTGTGGAAGTTGAGGCTCTCTGATTGTCAATCTTCTgatcaaaag GAGATTATCAATTCTGCTTTCCAGGATATTGTAACTGAcgaattgaaaaaaattgagGATTGGTCGAGAAACCTCTCGGGGAATCAGACTGTAACTCCTGATTCTGATGATATATTATGGGAATATGATGAGCAAGGTCTTAAAGATGTTTATGAAGGTGATAGTGAAGAGATTTTGTTGGAAATGCAACAGATATTTTACAAGGATTTGTGTTCAGAGACTACTACTACAGTAAATG GATCGTATGTTCAGAACCAAACATGGGAAGACGAGGAAGATGATTACTTGGCCACCTTGGTTTCTCACAATATGTGTTTAAATAGTGAACTG GAGCTAAAACAGATATGGTGTCCGATATGCAAGCAAGGAGAGCTTATGGAGAATCACCGACACATCTCCTGCAACATGTGTAATATGCAGCTGAACAAAGGCGAAGAG GTTAATCTGGACATTCTGCAAGAACGGTTAGCAGAAGCGCACGCTGAGCATCTCGAGAGAGGATGCAGATTGAAACCCGAGTTCTGTGTTCAGACTAACTATAATTTGAAGGCGTTATACATAACATGTGAAGCTTGTAATACATTTGAGGTTGTTGTATAA
- the LOC104723729 gene encoding homeobox-DDT domain protein RLT3-like isoform X2, translated as MKSPADDVVGAENPQSYNTSRIRSSISSRCDFRAGVKKRCSVETRKANCQELFTSQHILAKIFRKDGPPLGSEFDHLSSGARKASWLGTSSVEQQKQRMTRKRKISELMDHTSQDCVQENATVMKHGIGKGLMTVWRVMNPNRRDVSPCVGLLDERATLPQSSARNPPHQKKKQRQLASILEFFTYFIFHNSDSFSFRCRFLLNFLLTAFFILQKQKLLQQRSTEKKRRYINREVELNKDETQREFKENCELAVDREVFKETCQTTSILVDDEELEMRERQERGNPLTCSCHHSSSGSHGCFLCKDLLPKFPPNSVQMRVPFGLHPWNSFPETVKKLFKVVHFLYTYSVTLDICPFTLDEFTRAFHDKDSLLLGKIHLSLLKLLLLDV; from the exons ATGAAATCGCCGGCGGATGATGTGGTGGGAGCAGAGAATCCTCAGTCATACAATACATCTCGCATTAGGAGTTCCATATCTTCCAGATGTGATTTTAGAGCAGGTGTTAAGAAAAGATGTAGTGTTGAGACAAGGAAGGCCAATTGCCAAGAGTTGTTTACTTCACAACACATTTTGGCCAAGATCTTTCGAAAGGATGGTCCGCCGCTTGGTTCTGAGTTTGACCATCTCTCGTCTGGAGCACGCAAAG CTTCTTGGCTAGGCACTTCATCTGTCGAgcaacagaaacagagaatgaCAAGAAAGAGAAAG atttctgaGCTGATGGATCATACCAGTCAAGATTGCGTTCAAGAGAATGCTACTGTGATGAAACATGGTATTGGAAAGGGTTTGATGACAGTATGGCGGGTAATGAATCCAAACAGGAGGGACGTATCTCCTTGCGTTGGTTTGTTGGATGAAAGAGCTACATTACCTCAAAGCTCAGCACGTAATCCCccacatcaaaagaaaaagcaaagacAATTAGCATCAATACTGGAATTTTTTACCTACTTTATCTTTCATAATTCTGATTCATTCTCTTTCCGTTGCCGTTTTCTCCTAAATTTCTTACTGACTGCATTTTTCATTCTTCAGAAGCAGAAACTGTTGCAGCAGAGGTCGACAGAAAAGAAGAGGCGTTATATAAATAGAGAG GTGGAATTGAACAAAGATGAAACTCAAAGGGAATTTAAAGAAAACTGTGAGCTTGCCGTGGATAGGGAGGTATTTAAAGAAACCTGCCAAACAACTTCGATACTAGTGGATGACGAGGAATTAGAGATGCGTGAGCGACAGGAGAGAGGAAATCCGTTGACTTGTTCATGCCATCATTCTAGTAGTGGATCTCATGGTTGTTTTCTTTGCAAAG ATTTATTGCCCAAGTTTCCCCCAAATTCTGTTCAAATGAGGGTGCCTTTTGGTTTGCATCCATGGAATTCTTTTCCAGAGACTGTAAAGAAACTGTTTAAG GTTGTCCATTTCCTTTATACTTATTCAGTTACTCTTGATATATGTCCTTTTACACTCGATGAGTTCACGCGGGCATTTCACGATAAG GATTCCTTGCTCCTTGGTAAAATTCATCTTTCCCTGCTGAAGCTGCTTTTGCTTGATGTTTAA
- the LOC104723729 gene encoding uncharacterized protein LOC104723729 isoform X1, producing MQNPLVQLQTFHLVKLIRFQSLKRRQWNQTRRLMLLQILRYRFHNWNLALALGFAVSHWILGRMYHLCCWQKIDHNQHVSLLTTLHTNCSMQSFSIRREKRLMKQSKFSKTWKFKFKNMAMSTNRSQMDHNIGLVRKKKRFQNLRMKKQAHMSRVMSKMRMLHDPRGMKQLLHGDTKLMFLCQVESGEATTLTLKEAVSELIFQGFKVLTAYPKVYGKLQLQNRLAMDIPEYAVSLTRVHAVNTIFQDRDATLMTWFIHGDAQFQVYHKWRSKPLLFWSLICIQFVHKTKPATSLISRIHKESVNFHIGDPWSDCDLVVLIASKGVAATIGHSLYIMTYYSAYQVWDVMLQLGFRVHQLLKRPKLSISWKYKLKLMVIWLEDISVFHHSLGMGNKVVIGLYTRQKVQVRDHLWLTTNADLLLYLSANLIQVSLLQLHHTQCGLICRMVNWLIECELQGTNTR from the exons ATGCAGAATCCCTTGGTGCAACTGCAAACATTTCATTTAGTGAAACTGATTCGATTTCAGAGCTTGAAGCGGAGGCAATGGAATCAAACAAGGAGACTGATGTTGTTGCAAATCCTAAGGTATCGATTTCACAATTGGAACCTAGCCTTAGCGTTAGGATTTGCAGTGAGTCATTGGATATTAGGAAGGATGTACCATCTGTGTTGTTGGCAGAAGATCGATCACAATCAACATGTGTCATTGTTAACAACATTGCACACCAACTGTTCGATGCAAAGTTTTAGTATCAGACGTGAGAAACGTTTGATGAAACAGAGCAAATTTTCAAAGACATGGAAATTTAAGTTCAAAAACATGGCTATGTCGACCAATAGATCACAAATGGATCATAACATTGGTttagtgaggaagaagaaaagatttcaGAACCTGAGAATGAAAAAGCAAGCTCACATGTCAAGGGTGATGTCTAAAATGAGGATGTTGCATGATCCAAGAGGCATGAAGCAGCTTCTGCATGGGGATACGAAGCTCATGTTCTTGTGTCAAGTGGAATCAGGGGAAGCGACAACACTCACACTCAAGGAAGCTGTGTCTGAGTTGATTTTTCAAGGATTCAAGGTCTTGACAGCGTATCCAAAGGTGTATGGAAAGCTGCAGTTACAAAATAGACTAGCAATGGATATTCCAGAGTATGCAGTTAGCTTAACAAGGGTTCATGCAGTCAACACAATTTTTCAAGACCGAGATGCAACACTCATGACATGGTTTATCCATGGTGATGCACAGTTTCAAGTGTATCACAAGTGGAGAAGTAAACCACTTCTATTTTGGAGCTTGATCTGCATTCAGTTTGTTCATAAGACAAAGCCTGCAACTTCTCTAATTTCCAGAATTCACAAAGAAAGTGTGAATTTTCATATTGGTGATCCATGGTCTGATTGTGATCTTGTGGTTTTGATTGCTAGCAAAGGAGTGGCAGCGACTATAGGACATTCGCTATATATCATGACCTACTACTCTGCATATCAAGTGTGGGATGTAATGCTCCAATTAGGTTTCAGGGTACATCAACTACTAAAGAGACCAAAATTGTCTATATCCTGGAAATATAAACTCAAGCTTATGGTGATTTGGTTGGAGGATATCTCAGTTTTTCATCACAGTTTGGGCATGGGAAACAAGGTTGTGATTGGATTGTATACAAGACAGAAGGTCCAAGTACGGGATCATTTATGGCTGACCACAAATGCAGATTTATTGCTTTATCTCTCAGCAAATCTGATACAAGTTTCACTACTACAACTACATCATACTCAGTGTGGACTGATATGTCGAATGGTCAATTGGTTGATTGAGTGTGAGCTGCAAG GTACAAATACAAGATGA
- the LOC104728097 gene encoding adenine DNA glycosylase-like, translating into MPHHWDLFFFRGNEKKCDFAAKKIEFFPLQEVNEMWAGLGYYRRGRFLLEGAKMVVAGKDGFPNQVSSLMKVKGIGEYTAGAIASIAFNEAVPVVDGNVIRVLARLKAISANPKDRLTARNFWKLAAQLVDPSRPGDFNQSLMELGATLCTVSKPSCSSCPVSSQCRAYSLSLENRTISVTNYPTKVVKAKPRCDFCSVCVLEILNLERNQSGGRFVLVKRPEEGLLAGLWEFPSVILDKEAGLATRRNAINLYLKDAFQVEPKKTCTIVSRKELGEFVHIFTRIRRKVYVELLVVQLTGGTDXSDSHPVDSSSVVGDFASRLI; encoded by the exons ATGCCACACCATtgggatttgtttttcttcaggGGGAATGagaaaaaatgtgattttgctGCTAAGAAAATTGAGTTCTTCCCGCTGCAGGAGGTAAACGAAATGTGGGCAGGTTTGGGGTACTATCGGCGGGGGCGTTTTCTTTTAGAG GGAGCGAAGATGGTTGTTGCAGGGAAGGATGGTTTTCCTAATCAAGTGTCTAGCTTGATGAAAGTTAAAGGAATAGGAGAGTACACAGCCGGAGCAATTGCCTCTATTGCTTTCAATGAG GCGGTACCTGTTGTTGATGGAAACGTGATAAGAGTACTTGCCAGACTAAAGGCCATCTCAGCTAATCCAAAAGACCGGCTTACAGCTAGGAATTTctg GAAACTAGCTGCCCAGCTAGTGGATCCTTCACGTCCTGGAGATTTCAACCAATCTCTGATGGAGCTTGGTGCTACTCTATGTACTGTTTCAAAGCCAAGTTGCTCTTCTTGTCCTGTTTCCAGCCAATGCCGTGCATATTCACTTTCCCTGGAGAACAGAACGATTTCCGTGACAAATTATCCTACAAAAGTGGTCAAGGCCAAGCCAAGGTGCGACTTTTGTTCCGTATGTGTTTTGGAAATACTGAACCTGGAGAGGAACCAATCAGGAGGTAGATTTGTTCTTGTAAAGAGACCTGAAGAGGGTCTGCTTGCTGGTCTTTGGGAGTTCCCATCTGTTATATTGGATAAGGAAGCTGGTTTGGCAACAAGGAGGAACGCGATCAACCTCTACCTTAAGGACGCATTTCAAGTAGAACCCAAGAAAACATGCACTATAGTTTCGAGAAAAGAACTTGGAGAATTCGTCCACATTTTCACACGCATACGTCGAAAAGTGTATGTGGAGCTATTAGTTGTACAACTGACAG GTGGAACAGATATNTCTGATTCTCATCCAGTTGATTCTTCATCAGTTGTGGGGGACTTTGCAAGTCGTCTGATCTAA